Proteins encoded within one genomic window of Spirulina major PCC 6313:
- a CDS encoding DEAD/DEAH box helicase produces MARAPKLTYDRGTLILHPPPRGKGWIDFATWDDRIEKFRIPAQHYRSLVETLQGDQVEFVDEAKAFFPLDLNANFQKNPYPHQAEALQAWKKSERQGVVVLPTAAGKTFLAQLAIASTPRSTLIVVPTLDLMHQWYAELEAAFPGVELGLLGGGSKDRTAILVATYNSAAIQAETLGNLYGLLIFDECHHLPTDFFRVIAEYAIAPYRLGLSATPERADDSHQELDHLIGPIIYRKAPDDLSGNTLADHEVRQIKVSLSAEERDRYDDAIQTRNQFLQDSRIFLGSLEGWQEFVRASARSAAGRRAMLAHREAKAIANGTDSKLRTLAELIATHYPARILIFTNDNATVYRISREFLIPALTHQTPVKERHHILGKFRRGEYGAIAASHVLNEGVDVPDAQIAIILSGTGSTREYVQRLGRVLRKGNSPDKLAILYEVIATDTSEERTSERRRSTPQPAAAQLELLPRYSTGRPTPKAAESTPPDYDV; encoded by the coding sequence ATGGCCCGCGCCCCGAAACTCACCTACGATCGCGGCACATTAATTTTGCATCCCCCCCCACGCGGCAAAGGGTGGATCGACTTTGCCACCTGGGACGATCGCATCGAAAAATTTCGCATTCCCGCCCAGCATTATCGCAGCCTCGTGGAAACCCTCCAGGGCGATCAGGTGGAGTTTGTCGATGAAGCCAAGGCGTTTTTTCCCCTCGACCTCAACGCTAATTTTCAAAAAAACCCCTATCCCCACCAAGCCGAAGCCCTCCAGGCCTGGAAAAAGTCCGAGCGGCAAGGGGTTGTGGTTCTCCCCACGGCAGCGGGTAAAACCTTTCTGGCTCAATTGGCGATCGCTTCCACCCCCCGATCCACCCTCATCGTTGTTCCTACCCTGGACTTGATGCACCAATGGTATGCCGAACTAGAGGCGGCCTTTCCGGGGGTGGAATTGGGGCTATTGGGGGGTGGATCGAAGGATCGCACCGCGATTTTGGTGGCCACCTATAACAGTGCGGCGATCCAGGCGGAAACCCTAGGGAATCTCTACGGGTTGCTGATTTTTGATGAATGCCACCATTTACCGACGGATTTTTTTCGGGTGATTGCGGAATATGCGATCGCCCCCTATCGCCTCGGCCTCAGTGCCACCCCCGAACGCGCCGATGATTCCCACCAAGAGCTAGACCACCTGATCGGCCCGATTATTTATCGCAAAGCCCCCGATGATCTGTCCGGCAACACCCTTGCTGACCATGAAGTGCGGCAAATCAAAGTGAGCCTGTCGGCAGAAGAGCGCGATCGCTACGACGACGCGATCCAAACCCGCAACCAATTTTTACAAGACTCGCGGATCTTTCTCGGTAGTTTAGAGGGTTGGCAGGAATTCGTGCGGGCTTCGGCGCGATCGGCCGCCGGTCGTCGGGCCATGCTCGCCCACCGCGAGGCAAAAGCGATCGCCAATGGCACCGACAGCAAACTCCGCACCCTCGCTGAACTGATCGCCACCCATTACCCCGCTCGGATCTTGATCTTCACCAACGACAACGCCACGGTTTACCGCATCTCCCGCGAATTCCTCATTCCCGCTCTCACCCATCAAACCCCCGTCAAAGAACGCCATCACATCCTCGGCAAATTTCGCCGGGGCGAGTATGGTGCGATCGCCGCCTCCCATGTCCTCAACGAAGGGGTTGATGTGCCCGATGCCCAGATCGCGATCATCCTCTCCGGCACAGGTTCAACGCGGGAATATGTGCAACGTCTGGGCCGCGTCTTACGCAAAGGCAACAGCCCCGATAAACTCGCCATCCTCTACGAAGTGATCGCCACCGACACCAGCGAAGAACGCACCTCCGAACGCCGCCGCAGCACCCCCCAACCCGCCGCCGCCCAACTCGAACTCCTGCCCCGTTACAGCACCGGCCGCCCCACCCCCAAAGCTGCCGAATCCACCCCACCCGACTATGATGTTTAA
- a CDS encoding DUF3007 family protein produces the protein MRRIDAIALTFGLFLGGGAIYLLFRAIGFDNLSAGIWSQAILIGGLIGWLATYVFRALTKGMTLNEQMQNYKEAVLRKRLEEMTPEELAQLQAEIEADEAAATESQSDPS, from the coding sequence ATGCGCCGAATTGATGCGATCGCCCTCACCTTTGGTCTTTTCCTCGGTGGGGGTGCGATTTATCTCCTCTTTCGAGCGATCGGGTTTGATAATCTGTCCGCCGGCATTTGGAGTCAAGCCATTCTGATCGGGGGTCTGATTGGCTGGTTGGCCACCTATGTCTTTCGGGCCCTCACCAAAGGCATGACCCTCAATGAACAGATGCAAAACTACAAAGAAGCAGTGCTGCGTAAACGTCTAGAGGAAATGACCCCAGAAGAACTGGCCCAACTGCAAGCGGAAATCGAAGCCGACGAAGCCGCCGCCACCGAATCCCAGAGCGACCCCTCCTAA
- a CDS encoding 16S rRNA (uracil(1498)-N(3))-methyltransferase translates to MGQHLYRLAIAPMQQHGDRIHLTPDQQHYLYRVLRLTAGDRCIVINGRGKAWIASLADDWATLLNPLELGTELPHPLTLIVALPKGSGFEDIIRSGTELGVSRFQPVISDRTLLKPSPQKLTRWQRIAQEAAEQSERAIVPVVHDPLPFRDSLDPGTQTTALIALARGDSPPLTTVLNCLPRSTELAIATGPEGGWTPTEQAAAIAAGFRPVSLGRRILRAVTAPVAAAATIAAWQEQDQVHPVTSGEDSGC, encoded by the coding sequence ATGGGACAGCACCTCTATCGCTTGGCGATCGCACCGATGCAGCAGCACGGCGATCGTATTCACCTCACCCCAGACCAACAGCATTATCTCTATCGGGTGCTGCGGTTGACGGCGGGCGATCGCTGCATTGTGATCAACGGCAGGGGCAAAGCCTGGATCGCTTCCCTGGCCGACGATTGGGCCACCTTGCTCAATCCCCTCGAACTCGGCACAGAATTACCCCACCCCCTGACCCTGATCGTGGCACTGCCGAAGGGGAGCGGCTTTGAAGACATCATCCGGAGCGGAACGGAATTAGGCGTAAGTCGGTTTCAGCCGGTGATCAGCGATCGCACCCTTTTAAAACCCAGTCCCCAAAAACTCACCCGTTGGCAACGCATCGCCCAAGAAGCCGCCGAACAATCCGAGCGGGCGATCGTGCCCGTCGTCCATGACCCGCTCCCCTTCCGCGACAGTTTAGACCCAGGAACTCAAACCACAGCCTTGATCGCCCTCGCTCGTGGTGATTCACCCCCTCTCACGACGGTTCTAAACTGCCTACCCCGATCCACTGAACTGGCGATCGCCACGGGCCCCGAAGGCGGTTGGACTCCCACGGAACAGGCAGCAGCGATCGCCGCTGGGTTTCGTCCCGTTTCCCTGGGGCGGCGCATTTTACGGGCGGTCACGGCTCCCGTGGCGGCGGCGGCGACGATTGCCGCCTGGCAAGAGCAAGACCAGGTTCATCCTGTTACGTCTGGGGAGGATTCGGGATGTTGA
- a CDS encoding phospholipid carrier-dependent glycosyltransferase — protein MSHAKDLKILGIIWLLTAIHDRLWLAFDRTIPAWDMSHHLTGSLNHLNALQTLQLTDGDWWLNFWRLSHKYPPLTYTLAAPFQQVFGVGLDAAAAVNLVYLALLLIAVYHLGRRLFDGTVGLWAAGITVLMPTLYFYRLDYLLDTGVTALTVLTFTTLTIWWGEEARSQQWRWAVIFGISLGFAIMTKQNVMFFLITPLIWVTGGSLWRKQWGRLLQLLLSGVISLPIWGPWYHTNWIYLFSTAQNANAIPASLEGDPPLNTWAAWSYYARQLPQAASWVLLIVPAVGLLFWLFTTGRRADETAQRERQGVAWLLLYWGGAYLICSAIFNKDSRFVMPYLPVLAVILAQGLAQWRRWLVGVRWLTVGAAAFLMVSSLYPIPQLGEVTRQVPDLITKSFHAQPSIPLTAIVDEVVATAPYLRSTVAIVPSTPALNHNTFNYYGNRENFQVYGRELGGSEDHLLQDERSHLWFITQSQHNDAARPEHVALGDAIAADPRFKPEGQWTTADQTVITLHHRRNPPVRVINQDRQRQHVILQRVNVPASAPPGQPIPITYEWTGPWAQLQNSVAIVTWIAATGEAWTHDHGIGLGNLHTAEPIAPDAGFRVVENLAMLPPADLPAGDYAIAVTLLDRTTAKAEILTPPSTTIRLDPAADPQPAPELDYVTQLRQLAQGLPQGRPGLEPIFQQIGRINQYDPIQDYLVQAEAASRYRLQQNANDRASLYSLALAAGLQEDAQTTLTTMQHLAKIAPATPIHHAYVAFVHLYLWQPRRAADAIALARQDDPTNPDYQALDGIAALMQGNLWKAWQELRPIL, from the coding sequence ATGTCCCACGCCAAAGATTTAAAAATTCTCGGCATTATCTGGCTACTCACTGCGATTCACGATCGCCTCTGGTTAGCCTTCGATCGCACGATTCCCGCCTGGGACATGAGCCACCACCTCACCGGTTCCCTCAACCACCTCAACGCCCTCCAAACGCTTCAACTCACCGATGGCGATTGGTGGCTCAACTTTTGGCGACTGTCCCATAAATATCCGCCCCTCACCTATACCCTGGCAGCGCCGTTTCAACAGGTGTTTGGCGTGGGGTTGGATGCAGCGGCGGCGGTGAATTTGGTGTATCTGGCTTTGCTGTTGATTGCGGTTTATCACCTGGGGCGGCGACTGTTTGATGGCACGGTGGGACTGTGGGCAGCGGGGATCACAGTCTTGATGCCGACGCTGTATTTTTACCGTTTAGATTACCTCTTGGATACGGGGGTGACGGCGTTAACGGTGCTGACCTTTACGACCCTAACGATTTGGTGGGGGGAGGAGGCGCGATCGCAACAATGGCGTTGGGCCGTCATTTTCGGCATTAGCCTCGGCTTTGCGATCATGACCAAACAAAATGTCATGTTTTTCCTGATCACGCCCTTGATCTGGGTGACGGGGGGCAGTCTGTGGCGCAAACAGTGGGGACGCTTGCTACAACTTCTGTTGAGCGGCGTGATTTCCCTGCCGATCTGGGGGCCGTGGTATCACACCAACTGGATCTATCTCTTCAGTACCGCCCAAAACGCCAACGCCATCCCCGCCTCCCTCGAAGGCGATCCCCCCCTCAACACCTGGGCCGCCTGGAGCTACTACGCCCGGCAACTGCCCCAAGCCGCATCGTGGGTGCTGTTAATCGTGCCAGCGGTGGGGCTGCTGTTTTGGCTGTTTACCACGGGGCGGCGAGCCGATGAAACTGCCCAGCGAGAACGGCAGGGCGTGGCGTGGTTGCTGCTTTATTGGGGGGGGGCGTATTTGATCTGTTCGGCGATTTTCAATAAGGATTCGCGGTTTGTGATGCCCTATCTGCCCGTGTTGGCGGTGATTTTGGCCCAGGGGTTAGCCCAGTGGCGGCGTTGGTTGGTGGGGGTGCGCTGGCTGACGGTGGGGGCGGCGGCGTTTTTGATGGTGAGTAGTCTTTACCCAATTCCGCAACTGGGGGAGGTGACGCGCCAAGTACCAGACCTGATCACAAAGTCATTTCATGCTCAACCGTCGATCCCGTTGACGGCGATCGTCGATGAAGTTGTCGCAACGGCTCCCTATCTGCGCTCAACGGTGGCGATTGTGCCCAGTACCCCAGCGTTGAACCACAACACGTTCAACTATTACGGCAACCGGGAGAACTTCCAGGTCTATGGTCGGGAGTTGGGCGGCAGTGAGGATCACCTCTTGCAGGATGAGCGATCGCACCTCTGGTTCATCACCCAAAGTCAACATAATGATGCGGCGCGACCGGAACATGTGGCGTTAGGAGATGCGATCGCCGCCGATCCCCGCTTTAAACCCGAAGGCCAATGGACGACCGCCGATCAAACCGTGATCACCCTCCACCATCGCCGCAATCCCCCCGTGCGCGTCATCAACCAAGACCGCCAACGGCAACATGTGATCTTGCAACGGGTTAACGTTCCTGCCAGCGCTCCCCCCGGTCAACCCATCCCGATCACCTACGAATGGACAGGCCCTTGGGCACAACTGCAAAATAGCGTCGCGATCGTCACCTGGATCGCCGCCACAGGTGAGGCCTGGACGCACGATCACGGCATTGGCCTCGGTAATCTCCACACCGCCGAACCCATCGCCCCCGATGCTGGGTTTCGGGTCGTGGAAAATCTCGCCATGTTACCCCCCGCCGATCTGCCAGCGGGTGACTATGCGATCGCCGTCACCCTCCTCGATCGCACCACTGCCAAAGCCGAAATCCTCACCCCTCCTAGCACCACGATCCGCCTCGACCCCGCCGCCGACCCCCAACCTGCCCCGGAACTGGACTACGTCACCCAACTGCGCCAACTCGCCCAAGGCCTCCCCCAAGGCCGCCCCGGCCTAGAGCCGATTTTTCAACAGATTGGCCGGATCAACCAATACGACCCGATCCAGGACTATCTCGTCCAAGCCGAAGCCGCCAGCCGCTACCGTCTCCAACAAAACGCCAACGATCGCGCCTCCCTCTACAGCCTCGCCCTCGCCGCCGGTCTCCAGGAAGACGCTCAAACCACCCTCACCACAATGCAACACTTAGCCAAAATCGCCCCCGCCACCCCGATCCATCACGCCTACGTCGCCTTCGTCCATCTCTACCTCTGGCAACCCCGCCGCGCCGCCGATGCGATCGCCCTCGCCCGCCAAGACGACCCCACGAACCCCGATTATCAAGCCCTCGACGGCATCGCCGCCCTCATGCAAGGCAATCTCTGGAAAGCCTGGCAGGAGTTACGCCCGATCCTCTAA
- a CDS encoding transposase encodes MGVSPLELSYHNKTLENCEKNSQIYNALKTWLGQDIPWAHLSHLTTCIWMVIAVIQTGAVNLTKWLPYLPCRGLFAQSKQRRVRRWLGNSRINIHRLYKPIIKAALADWQDEVMYLSLDTSLFWDEYCLIRVAVVHRGRALPLGWRVLAHPSASVAANTYRELLQDVARLLPQGVKVVLLADRGFVQTETMTLVRTFGWHYRIRIKSNTWLWHSAKGWSQPKAFHLKPGEALCWHNVKLHKGEWYGPVHVIFGRNNVNGEFWAVVSDEPTHLQTFAEYGLRFDIEEAFLDDQSGGWHLQSSQLRSVCVLSRLCFILALATLYVSAQGLEVVQSGKRRWVDPHWFRGNSYFRIGLEWIRTALLEGWRLIRLVAFFSNSDPEPAMASRPQHRQRSYRLEFQFCSFSYSPD; translated from the coding sequence ATGGGAGTCAGTCCTCTAGAATTGAGTTACCACAACAAAACTCTGGAGAACTGTGAAAAAAACTCCCAAATTTACAATGCCCTGAAAACCTGGTTGGGTCAAGACATCCCCTGGGCGCATCTGAGCCACCTGACTACCTGCATCTGGATGGTCATCGCCGTCATCCAAACCGGAGCAGTCAACCTCACGAAATGGCTGCCGTATCTGCCCTGTCGAGGATTGTTTGCCCAAAGTAAACAGCGGCGAGTCCGACGCTGGCTGGGCAATAGCCGCATCAATATTCATCGACTCTACAAACCCATCATCAAAGCCGCCTTAGCCGATTGGCAGGATGAGGTGATGTACCTGAGCTTAGACACCTCACTATTTTGGGATGAGTATTGTCTGATTCGGGTGGCTGTGGTGCATCGCGGTCGTGCTTTACCCCTAGGCTGGCGTGTGTTGGCTCATCCCAGTGCCTCGGTTGCCGCCAACACCTACCGAGAACTGCTCCAAGATGTCGCTCGACTCCTACCGCAAGGGGTGAAGGTGGTGCTGCTGGCTGACCGTGGCTTTGTGCAGACGGAGACTATGACGCTGGTGCGCACCTTCGGCTGGCATTATCGCATCCGCATCAAAAGCAATACCTGGCTTTGGCACTCTGCCAAGGGCTGGAGCCAACCAAAAGCGTTTCATCTCAAACCCGGTGAAGCCCTCTGCTGGCACAACGTCAAACTTCACAAAGGTGAATGGTATGGTCCGGTTCATGTCATTTTCGGTCGCAACAATGTCAATGGCGAGTTTTGGGCGGTTGTCAGTGATGAACCGACCCACCTCCAGACTTTTGCTGAGTATGGTCTCCGGTTTGATATCGAGGAGGCGTTTCTCGATGACCAGTCTGGGGGTTGGCACCTCCAATCTTCCCAACTTCGCTCAGTTTGTGTTCTTTCCCGTCTCTGCTTCATTCTGGCTCTGGCGACTCTCTATGTCTCAGCTCAGGGTCTTGAGGTTGTCCAATCGGGCAAGCGTCGCTGGGTTGACCCCCATTGGTTTCGCGGCAATAGCTATTTTCGTATCGGTCTTGAGTGGATTCGTACTGCTCTCCTTGAGGGCTGGCGCTTGATTCGGCTTGTTGCTTTCTTTTCTAATTCTGACCCTGAACCGGCTATGGCTTCTCGTCCTCAGCATCGGCAACGCTCTTATCGCCTTGAATTCCAGTTTTGCTCTTTTTCTTACTCCCCTGACTGA
- a CDS encoding tetratricopeptide repeat protein: protein MCWLFRRKKKQPKAQGRDFVGALRSVGGFVIGGQRGYVALQGLPRCRVTEEELIEWVRSGEGRDLLSVREWGRLAAADLGGLSEVAGDVVRELGGEVVEPPNKPEKDNPPIPIKNPPSPTGGTFYRPDTSHIKPEAKELFNQGVDRYQAGDLMGAIDLWSQAIEIDPNFAYAYYNRGLAYSNLKRYEEAITDYTSAIEIDPNDASAYYNRGNAYNALKRYEEAIADYTSAIDIDPKYAYAYNNRGKDSGT from the coding sequence ATGTGTTGGCTATTTCGACGGAAGAAGAAGCAACCCAAGGCGCAGGGGCGGGATTTTGTGGGGGCGTTACGGTCTGTGGGGGGGTTTGTGATTGGGGGGCAGCGGGGTTATGTGGCGTTGCAGGGGTTGCCGCGTTGTCGGGTGACGGAGGAGGAGTTAATTGAATGGGTGCGATCGGGGGAGGGGCGTGATCTGTTGTCGGTGCGGGAATGGGGGCGGTTGGCGGCGGCGGATTTGGGGGGGTTGAGTGAGGTGGCGGGGGATGTGGTGCGGGAGTTGGGGGGGGAGGTTGTTGAACCACCGAATAAACCTGAAAAAGACAATCCACCTATACCTATAAAGAATCCACCATCACCAACGGGCGGCACTTTTTATCGTCCAGACACATCCCACATCAAACCCGAAGCGAAAGAACTTTTTAACCAAGGGGTTGATCGTTATCAAGCAGGGGATTTAATGGGCGCAATTGATCTTTGGAGTCAAGCCATTGAAATTGACCCCAACTTTGCCTATGCCTACTACAATCGCGGCCTTGCCTACTCTAACCTGAAGCGATACGAAGAGGCGATCACCGACTACACCAGCGCCATTGAAATTGACCCCAACGATGCCTCTGCCTACTACAATCGCGGCAATGCCTACAATGCCCTAAAAAGGTACGAAGAAGCGATCGCCGACTACACCAGCGCCATTGATATTGACCCCAAATATGCCTATGCCTACAACAATCGCGGTAAGGATTCAGGTACTTGA
- a CDS encoding CHAT domain-containing protein, producing MLEFADPFYRKYLRLEFQSLYFLDVDRLISQNQPWEALIEAEQWKRLALTWLQNPNADPQPLTRETLQTAIGQLCPNPQTAILYWHLSPAQITIFLLRPHQDPQIITPIPTDPPFTPTTQTTENFTEWLKHYKTTYNQTRKTSSEKVPLPKGDLGGSQWRDELPPLLAPLPNLLNIPQILEHLPTIETLILIPHRDLHLLPLHALFNSSNVPLAKGDLGGFRITYRPNLTQPIPTHSPNPDPTLLIIKNPQSTIATGTLPWAETEVDSLSTLYTSTIIKRPNAHLAHITPHLTQPHHQFHFAGHGNSDPDNPLKSCLYLNNKDTLTVETLLTLNLPAYDLVSLSACETALTNTGEFINEFVGLPSAFLKSGAKQVLSSQWSVESFPTTLTMIEFHRRYRAGMPAAQALAEVQIWLRNLTREDLQTWLQTAQTLIDGQKIQSGE from the coding sequence ATGCTGGAGTTTGCTGATCCCTTCTATCGAAAATATTTGCGTCTTGAATTTCAATCTCTTTACTTTTTAGACGTCGATCGCCTCATCAGCCAAAACCAACCCTGGGAAGCCCTGATCGAAGCCGAACAATGGAAACGCCTTGCCCTCACTTGGCTCCAAAACCCCAACGCCGACCCCCAACCCCTCACCCGCGAAACCCTCCAAACCGCCATCGGGCAACTCTGCCCCAACCCCCAAACCGCCATCCTCTACTGGCATCTCAGCCCCGCCCAAATCACCATCTTCCTCCTCCGCCCCCACCAAGACCCCCAAATCATCACCCCCATCCCCACCGATCCCCCCTTCACCCCCACCACCCAAACCACCGAAAACTTCACCGAATGGCTCAAACACTACAAAACCACCTACAACCAAACCCGCAAAACATCCTCCGAAAAAGTCCCCCTTCCCAAGGGGGATTTAGGGGGATCACAATGGCGCGATGAACTCCCCCCACTCCTCGCACCCCTCCCCAACCTCCTCAACATCCCCCAAATCCTTGAACACCTCCCCACCATCGAAACCCTCATCCTCATCCCCCACCGCGACCTCCATCTCCTCCCCCTCCACGCCCTCTTTAATTCATCAAACGTCCCCCTTGCCAAGGGGGATTTAGGGGGATTCCGCATCACCTACCGCCCCAACCTCACCCAACCCATCCCCACCCATTCCCCCAACCCCGACCCCACCCTCCTGATCATCAAAAATCCCCAAAGCACCATCGCCACAGGAACCCTACCTTGGGCAGAAACCGAAGTAGACAGCCTCAGCACCCTCTACACCAGCACGATCATTAAACGCCCCAACGCCCACCTTGCCCACATCACCCCACACCTCACCCAACCCCATCATCAATTTCACTTCGCCGGCCATGGCAACAGCGATCCCGACAATCCCCTAAAATCCTGCCTCTACCTCAACAACAAAGACACCCTCACCGTCGAAACCCTCCTCACCCTCAACCTCCCCGCCTACGATCTCGTCAGCCTGTCCGCCTGCGAAACCGCCCTCACCAATACAGGAGAATTCATTAATGAATTTGTGGGCCTACCCAGTGCCTTCCTCAAAAGCGGCGCAAAACAAGTCCTCAGTAGCCAATGGTCTGTCGAATCCTTCCCCACAACCCTCACCATGATCGAATTCCATCGCCGCTATCGGGCCGGAATGCCCGCCGCCCAAGCCCTCGCTGAAGTGCAAATCTGGCTCCGAAACCTGACCCGCGAAGACCTCCAAACCTGGCTCCAAACTGCCCAAACCCTGATTGACGGACAAAAGATTCAGTCAGGGGAGTAA
- a CDS encoding 3'-5' exoribonuclease domain-containing protein has protein sequence MLIFLDTEFTGLHQQTTLISLGLVADCDRTFYAEFNDYDPHQLNPWLETHVIPHLLFPDCEHHTPSLGDRHHRMKSDRATIAKTLVHWFAQFHRIELWADCPAYDWVLFCELFGGSQQLPPGLHYSPYDLATLFHCAGLDATCDRAQFAGLSTLTLHNALDDAKLAQACYHKLQS, from the coding sequence ATGTTGATTTTTTTGGATACGGAATTCACCGGTCTCCATCAACAGACAACGCTGATCAGTCTCGGCCTCGTAGCGGACTGCGATCGCACCTTTTACGCCGAATTCAACGACTACGACCCCCACCAACTCAACCCCTGGCTCGAAACCCATGTGATACCCCATCTATTGTTTCCCGATTGTGAGCACCACACACCGAGCTTGGGCGATCGCCACCACCGCATGAAAAGCGATCGCGCCACCATCGCCAAAACCCTTGTGCATTGGTTCGCCCAATTCCACCGCATCGAACTCTGGGCCGACTGTCCCGCCTACGATTGGGTCTTATTTTGCGAACTCTTCGGCGGCTCCCAACAACTCCCCCCCGGCCTGCACTACAGCCCCTACGATCTCGCAACCCTATTCCACTGCGCGGGCTTGGATGCGACGTGCGATCGTGCTCAATTCGCCGGACTTTCCACCCTCACCCTCCACAACGCCCTCGACGATGCCAAGCTAGCCCAAGCCTGCTACCACAAACTCCAATCATGA
- a CDS encoding GAF domain-containing sensor histidine kinase, producing the protein MIPAQPLPNEAERLKELLRYDILDTPEEQDFNDLVDLAAQVCGAEISLISLVDDHRQWFKARHGIDACETPKDQAFCAHAIHGDDIMEVPNATQDERFFDNPLVTHGPEIRFYAGQPLYAASGHTFGTLCVIDRYPRQLTPLQRQALKVLAHQVERQLELRLRQRHLEESLTIIQEQKQTLESLNTLKDQTLALLSHDLRSPLASLESILELFQNGLSAEDVNTLMQQIRPELEQGVAHLNHVLQWAEDQMRGADVELCACPLAEITAASLAWVRQNAQRKGVDLVCELHTTHSVWGDGELLEIVLRNLLSNAIKFSRQGDRITVFAVEHESQIRLGVRDEGVGMTVEELKKVHCVSTRFSKRGTQQEKGMGLGLILCQSYLNQMKSQLIITSEPHRGSEFSFLLDGVPFQPHDHSAGCEDCRDCNPVLLSQADVAVSSQ; encoded by the coding sequence ATGATTCCTGCCCAACCCCTTCCCAATGAAGCGGAGCGACTCAAAGAACTGCTACGCTATGACATTCTAGACACGCCCGAAGAGCAAGATTTTAATGATCTCGTGGATTTAGCAGCGCAAGTATGCGGTGCTGAGATTTCTTTAATTTCGCTGGTGGATGATCACCGGCAATGGTTTAAAGCTCGCCATGGCATTGATGCCTGTGAAACCCCAAAAGATCAAGCCTTCTGTGCCCATGCCATCCATGGCGATGACATTATGGAGGTTCCCAATGCCACCCAAGATGAACGCTTTTTTGATAATCCCTTAGTGACCCACGGCCCAGAAATTCGCTTCTATGCGGGCCAACCTCTTTATGCGGCTTCGGGCCATACGTTTGGCACACTCTGTGTGATCGATCGCTACCCTCGCCAACTGACACCGCTCCAACGTCAAGCCCTCAAAGTCTTAGCCCACCAAGTCGAACGACAACTTGAACTCCGCCTCCGGCAGCGACACCTAGAAGAAAGCCTCACGATCATCCAAGAACAAAAGCAGACCTTAGAATCGCTCAATACGTTAAAAGATCAGACCTTGGCGTTGTTGTCCCATGATTTGCGCAGCCCCCTCGCGTCTTTAGAATCAATTTTAGAACTGTTTCAGAATGGCCTCAGTGCTGAAGACGTGAACACCTTGATGCAGCAAATCCGCCCTGAATTAGAACAAGGCGTTGCCCATCTCAACCATGTGTTGCAATGGGCAGAGGATCAAATGCGGGGGGCAGATGTGGAGTTGTGTGCTTGTCCCCTGGCAGAGATTACGGCGGCGAGCTTGGCGTGGGTACGGCAAAATGCCCAGCGAAAAGGGGTTGATTTGGTCTGTGAATTACACACTACGCATTCTGTGTGGGGGGATGGGGAATTATTGGAAATTGTGTTGCGGAATTTGTTGAGTAATGCGATTAAGTTTTCTCGGCAGGGCGATCGCATCACGGTGTTTGCCGTCGAGCACGAGTCTCAGATTCGCCTTGGGGTCAGGGATGAAGGGGTTGGGATGACGGTGGAGGAACTGAAAAAAGTTCACTGTGTTTCGACTCGCTTTTCCAAACGGGGCACGCAGCAGGAAAAAGGCATGGGGCTGGGGCTTATTCTCTGTCAGTCCTATTTAAACCAGATGAAAAGTCAGTTAATCATTACCAGTGAACCCCATCGGGGTAGTGAATTTTCCTTTTTACTCGACGGTGTTCCGTTCCAGCCCCATGACCATAGTGCCGGCTGTGAGGACTGTCGCGACTGCAATCCTGTGCTGCTCTCCCAGGCTGACGTAGCGGTGTCCTCTCAATAA
- a CDS encoding type II toxin-antitoxin system RelE family toxin: MYEVLLSADAQKTYQKANQILAKKIARCLEQLEQNPRHHPNIKALKGELSGYYRYRLGDYRLLYRINDAQVQVVVMAIAHRSKAYNA, encoded by the coding sequence ATGTATGAAGTTCTCCTGAGTGCTGATGCGCAAAAAACCTACCAGAAGGCTAACCAAATACTCGCCAAGAAAATTGCCCGCTGTTTAGAGCAGCTTGAACAAAATCCACGTCACCATCCGAATATCAAAGCACTCAAGGGTGAGCTATCGGGCTACTATCGTTATCGTTTGGGGGATTATCGATTGTTGTATCGGATCAATGATGCGCAAGTTCAGGTTGTGGTGATGGCGATCGCCCACCGCAGCAAGGCGTATAACGCTTAG